A single Garra rufa chromosome 9, GarRuf1.0, whole genome shotgun sequence DNA region contains:
- the LOC141342094 gene encoding E3 ubiquitin-protein ligase NHLRC1-like — translation MSRTPVPPHTRAEDILTEIRSNLLECKVCFESFSLQKRDQAARNLPCGHVLCLKCICALSRPVQQKLECPFCRKLCDIGSTSECRALADLQELLLCESHPKPSAGYHGWTESLGWGMLRLHSAFGGWGTMVNPTGMALDETSGQIAVVHDAEKRVIVFDAQGTLLNTFGGTSDVCYPLDVALTKTGHVLVTDAGEQSLKVFTSKGRPLATVHGFRLPWGVDVDNRGRVLVTDAQMGTLNQVLMDFSSGVVLANRVVLKELTHPRSVASCRASGNIAIVERLQDSFMLRIFNSDFVPLTQVDSFSLSLKSTLSLVISVVAFDRNGDVIVGDVQNGMVWSLGKVQKSLEMTPLVSGLIRPVALAAMASNELVVLDGGDHVVKFYAADAEDLYCDKK, via the coding sequence ATGTCCAGGACTCCCGTCCCACCACATACGAGAGCAGAAGACATCCTGACAGAGATCCGCTCAAACCTGCTAGAGTGCAAAGTATGTTTTGAAAGCTTTTCCCTGCAGAAGCGAGACCAAGCGGCTCGAAATCTTCCCTGCGGCCACGTGCTCTGTCTCAAATGCATCTGTGCCTTGTCCCGCCCCGTCCAGCAGAAATTGGAGTGTCCTTTTTGTAGAAAACTCTGTGACATTGGCAGCACCTCTGAATGCCGTGCTCTGGCGGATCTCCAAGAGCTTCTACTGTGTGAATCCCATCCCAAACCGTCCGCTGGTTATCACGGATGGACTGAAAGCTTGGGTTGGGGGATGTTGCGTCTCCATTCGGCCTTTGGAGGATGGGGGACGATGGTCAACCCAACTGGAATGGCTTTGGACGAAACATCAGGACAGATTGCGGTGGTGCATGACGCTGAAAAACGAGTGATTGTTTTTGATGCGCAAGGAACTCTTCTGAACACCTTTGGAGGGACATCCGACGTCTGTTATCCGTTAGATGTTGCGTTGACCAAAACTGGACATGTTTTGGTCACCGATGCTGGTGAGCAGTCTCTCAAAGTCTTTACGTCCAAAGGCCGTCCTCTGGCGACCGTCCACGGTTTTCGACTTCCGTGGGGTGTTGATGTGGACAACCGTGGACGTGTTTTAGTGACCGACGCTCAGATGGGAACTCTAAACCAAGTCCTAATGGACTTCTCTTCTGGCGTAGTTTTAGCTAACAGAGTCGTTTTGAAAGAACTGACCCATCCGCGTTCGGTTGCTTCTTGCAGAGCTTCGGGAAACATTGCAATCGTGGAGCGACTTCAAGACAGCTTTATGTTGAGAATCTTCAATAGTGACTTCGTTCCTTTGACGCAAGTGGACAGCTTTAGTTTGAGCTTGAAGAGCACGTTGAGTTTGGTTATATCTGTGGTTGCTTTTGATAGAAATGGAGACGTGATTGTTGGGGACGTCCAGAATGGAATGGTTTGGAGTTTGGGAAAGGTCCAGAAGAGCCTTGAGATGACTCCACTAGTGAGCGGACTGATTCGTCCAGTGGCGTTAGCTGCGATGGCTTCGAATGAGCTTGTTGTCTTGGACGGTGGTGATCATGTGGTCAAGTTCTACGCCGCGGACGCTGAAGACTTGTATTGTGATAAAAAATGA